A stretch of the Acidilobus sp. 7A genome encodes the following:
- a CDS encoding thiamine pyrophosphate-dependent enzyme → MAQQAGKSLRIKSLFDLPREELFISGHGLCAGCTAGTIMRMLTKVAGKDTIIVNATGCVEVATTRYPYSNWLVPWFHSAFENAGASASGIARTIEVLKRKGVIPKDKQAKVVVVAGDGGTVDIGLQSLSGMLERRDPVMYVLYDNEAYMNTGIQRSGATPFHAWTTTTPAGKVWRGEWRTKKDIAMIVAAHRIPYVATANPAYPQDMINKFARGLEVLDEGPSFIHVLMACTTGWRFDPALGITISRLATETGVFPLYEIDHGNFRVTFPVAKRKPVSEYLKLQGRFAHLTPAEIEEIQKLVNERVAEINKLAGKEVIGPVAK, encoded by the coding sequence ATGGCACAGCAGGCGGGCAAGTCGCTCAGGATAAAGAGCCTGTTCGACCTGCCCAGGGAGGAGCTCTTCATAAGCGGCCACGGCCTCTGCGCAGGCTGCACGGCTGGGACAATAATGAGGATGCTGACCAAGGTAGCCGGCAAGGACACGATAATAGTCAACGCCACGGGCTGCGTCGAGGTAGCAACAACCAGGTACCCGTACTCCAACTGGCTGGTGCCGTGGTTCCACTCAGCCTTCGAGAACGCAGGGGCCAGCGCCAGCGGCATAGCCAGGACCATAGAGGTCCTGAAGAGGAAGGGTGTAATACCAAAGGACAAGCAGGCGAAGGTTGTAGTAGTAGCGGGCGACGGCGGCACTGTTGACATAGGCCTCCAGAGCCTAAGCGGCATGCTCGAGAGGCGCGACCCCGTAATGTACGTGCTCTACGACAACGAGGCATACATGAACACAGGCATACAGAGGAGCGGCGCCACGCCGTTCCACGCGTGGACCACCACGACGCCGGCAGGCAAGGTCTGGAGGGGCGAGTGGAGGACGAAGAAGGACATAGCTATGATAGTTGCGGCGCACAGGATACCTTACGTCGCCACAGCTAACCCCGCCTACCCGCAGGACATGATAAACAAGTTCGCCAGGGGCCTCGAGGTCCTTGACGAGGGGCCGTCATTCATACACGTCCTCATGGCGTGCACCACTGGCTGGAGGTTTGACCCAGCCCTCGGCATAACCATATCAAGGCTTGCAACGGAGACCGGCGTGTTCCCGCTCTACGAGATAGACCACGGCAACTTCAGGGTCACCTTCCCGGTAGCCAAGAGGAAGCCCGTCTCGGAGTACCTCAAGCTGCAGGGCAGGTTCGCCCACCTGACGCCTGCTGAGATAGAGGAGATACAGAAGCTCGTAAACGAGAGGGTGGCAGAGATAAACAAGCTTGCGGGCAAGGAGGTCATAGGCCCCGTAGCCAAGTAG
- a CDS encoding APC family permease, with the protein MVEREPGPESGQGSPDGQSGGGSRGFVSRSPPGHLVESDLKLSRSLGFWHYVGLNIGAIIGAGWLLAPLGAAAFAGPLSIASWLVAAVLVIFMALAYAYLAGLAPRTGGVVRYPQMAHGDLAGFVTGVLYLLSISSLMPAEAIAVVSYASYYVPGLVTRATVLGQPVTVVTWKGMLLALAIVALVFLINYFGVKLVGNVSLGLMIWKVIVPLVAIVALFALAFNPHNLTLQGPTQASSMGLTGAAAVLMAIPLAGIAYAMLGFRQAVDYGGEGRSSSRDVPLAVITSVLIASIIFILLQVAFIGGLRWSAITVGSPSDAAPLTPGNWSGLATSNIASAPLASELALAGLGALSVLMIIDAWVSPLGNSIIQMGNLARIVYGIAANGHLPSRLTSLNRYAVPGLGLLVALALGLAFMVPLPSWYAIGGYAVLTTLMTYVTGGTALGAFSRRGRAVFKVVGALGAMAAALLAYWAGMTLMIPVFMTFISGVAAYLVIRGVTGQRSLLSIGIPYAAVIAFVDYMLAVNVFYPISSGLTTSAHEVTALVTISLALSAAETAVALVSYALVGGPEERKAVRSGAWFVTLAFLIFLIDVIGPYGLSSVYGGSPLLPFPYDLVTVAAGAVTLYVVAVLTAP; encoded by the coding sequence GTGGTGGAGAGGGAGCCCGGCCCTGAGTCCGGGCAAGGGAGCCCTGACGGTCAGTCCGGCGGGGGTAGCCGCGGCTTTGTATCGCGGTCTCCCCCAGGTCATCTTGTAGAGTCCGACCTAAAGCTGAGCAGGTCGCTCGGCTTCTGGCACTACGTCGGCTTAAACATTGGTGCCATCATAGGAGCCGGCTGGCTCCTGGCACCTCTGGGCGCAGCCGCCTTCGCTGGTCCGCTCTCCATAGCCTCCTGGCTCGTAGCAGCCGTCCTGGTGATCTTCATGGCGCTTGCCTACGCCTACCTCGCGGGCTTAGCGCCCAGGACAGGCGGCGTGGTCAGGTACCCCCAGATGGCCCACGGAGACCTGGCTGGCTTCGTCACCGGCGTCCTCTACCTGCTCTCCATATCATCACTTATGCCGGCCGAGGCCATAGCTGTCGTCAGCTACGCAAGCTACTACGTTCCTGGCCTCGTGACCAGGGCAACTGTGCTGGGCCAGCCCGTCACTGTGGTCACATGGAAGGGCATGCTGCTGGCCCTGGCCATAGTTGCGCTCGTGTTCCTCATCAACTACTTCGGAGTTAAGTTAGTTGGTAATGTGAGCCTGGGCCTCATGATCTGGAAGGTGATAGTGCCGCTCGTTGCAATCGTCGCACTGTTCGCCCTCGCCTTCAACCCCCATAACCTAACCCTCCAGGGCCCGACCCAGGCGTCCTCCATGGGCCTCACCGGGGCGGCCGCCGTCCTGATGGCCATACCGCTCGCGGGCATAGCCTACGCGATGCTGGGCTTCAGGCAGGCCGTCGACTACGGCGGCGAGGGCAGGAGCTCCTCCAGGGACGTCCCACTGGCAGTGATAACCTCAGTCCTCATAGCTTCAATAATCTTCATCCTGCTCCAGGTGGCCTTCATAGGCGGCCTCAGGTGGTCTGCCATAACCGTCGGCTCGCCTAGCGACGCAGCCCCGCTAACCCCTGGCAACTGGAGCGGGCTGGCGACCTCCAACATAGCCTCAGCCCCGCTGGCCAGCGAGCTAGCCCTAGCTGGGCTCGGGGCCCTGAGCGTGCTGATGATAATAGACGCCTGGGTGTCGCCTCTGGGCAACTCCATAATACAGATGGGCAACCTGGCCAGGATAGTTTATGGCATAGCCGCAAACGGCCACCTGCCCTCCAGGCTGACCTCGCTCAACAGGTACGCCGTGCCGGGCCTGGGCCTCCTAGTGGCCCTAGCCCTAGGGCTCGCCTTCATGGTCCCGCTGCCCAGCTGGTACGCCATAGGTGGCTACGCCGTGCTCACCACGCTGATGACCTACGTGACGGGCGGCACGGCGCTCGGGGCCTTCTCAAGGAGAGGCCGCGCGGTCTTCAAGGTAGTTGGTGCCCTGGGGGCCATGGCGGCGGCGCTGCTGGCCTACTGGGCCGGCATGACCCTCATGATACCCGTCTTCATGACGTTCATCTCAGGCGTAGCGGCCTACCTAGTGATAAGGGGCGTTACCGGCCAGAGGAGCCTGCTGAGCATCGGGATCCCCTACGCGGCCGTCATCGCCTTCGTTGACTACATGCTGGCTGTTAACGTCTTCTACCCCATCAGCTCAGGGTTAACGACCTCAGCCCATGAGGTGACCGCCCTGGTAACCATCTCGCTGGCGCTCTCGGCCGCCGAGACCGCTGTAGCGCTGGTCTCCTATGCCTTGGTCGGCGGGCCTGAGGAAAGGAAGGCCGTGAGGTCTGGCGCCTGGTTCGTGACCCTGGCGTTCCTGATATTCCTGATAGACGTGATTGGCCCGTACGGGCTGTCCTCAGTCTACGGGGGCAGCCCGCTCCTGCCCTTCCCCTACGACCTGGTCACCGTGGCGGCTGGCGCTGTGACCCTTTACGTGGTGGCGGTCCTCACGGCGCCTTAG
- the lysS gene encoding lysine--tRNA ligase — protein MEWDKERLKLLDELKARGINPYPHKFPVTHTIRQIRELAASRPDKPHEPFVAGVSTAGRVANIRRHGKASFVDIFDEGERLQLYLRVNELGDRYDDFLHFVGRGDIIGVTGDLFYTMKGELSLLVKDYQLLAKALIEPPDWTKLTPEFRYAHRYVDFLYNDQARRAMEIRFNTIREIRQYLYSRGFVEVETPVLQPVYGGALARPFMTHVNALDEDWYLRISLELYLKRFIVGGFDKVFEIGKVFRNEDIDVTHNPEFTMMELYWAYADYNDIMDLTEDMIRAVAQRVLGTTKLKIPMPDGSVAEVDVGQRFRRATMFDLLSEAIGKSLDSVSDDEMKHMLDQLGLVPRGGVYSRGLMIEKLFDKLVTPKLIQPTFVLDYPIETTPLCKPHRSKPGLVERFELYVAGVELANAYSELNDPVLQDKLFKEEQEMRKRGDLEAHPYDVDFVRALSYGMPPTGGLGVGIDRLVMMLVGVNSIKEALPFPMVSSKLVQGV, from the coding sequence GTGGAGTGGGACAAGGAGAGGCTCAAGCTGCTTGACGAGCTCAAGGCCAGGGGCATAAACCCCTACCCCCACAAGTTCCCCGTAACGCACACGATCAGGCAGATAAGGGAGCTGGCGGCATCAAGGCCGGACAAGCCCCACGAGCCCTTCGTGGCTGGCGTGTCAACCGCGGGCAGGGTCGCCAACATAAGGAGGCACGGCAAGGCGTCGTTTGTTGACATCTTCGACGAGGGGGAGAGGCTTCAGCTCTACCTCAGAGTTAACGAGCTCGGCGACAGGTATGATGACTTCCTGCACTTCGTCGGCAGGGGCGACATAATAGGGGTCACGGGCGACCTGTTCTACACCATGAAGGGCGAGCTGTCCCTGCTGGTCAAGGACTACCAGCTGCTCGCCAAGGCCCTCATAGAGCCCCCGGACTGGACAAAGCTGACGCCTGAGTTCAGGTACGCCCACAGGTACGTGGACTTCCTCTACAACGACCAGGCCAGAAGGGCCATGGAGATAAGGTTCAACACCATAAGGGAGATAAGGCAGTACCTGTACTCAAGGGGCTTCGTCGAGGTCGAGACGCCCGTCCTTCAGCCGGTCTACGGCGGGGCCCTGGCAAGGCCCTTTATGACGCACGTCAACGCCCTTGACGAGGACTGGTACCTCAGGATATCGCTCGAGCTCTACCTTAAGAGGTTCATAGTCGGGGGCTTTGACAAGGTCTTCGAGATAGGCAAGGTCTTCAGGAACGAGGACATAGACGTGACCCACAACCCTGAGTTCACCATGATGGAGCTCTACTGGGCCTACGCTGACTACAACGACATCATGGACCTGACGGAGGACATGATAAGGGCTGTGGCCCAGAGGGTCCTGGGCACCACCAAGCTAAAGATACCCATGCCAGACGGCAGCGTCGCCGAGGTCGACGTTGGCCAGAGGTTCAGGAGGGCCACCATGTTTGACCTGCTCTCCGAGGCCATAGGTAAGAGCTTAGACTCCGTCAGTGACGACGAGATGAAGCACATGCTTGACCAGCTGGGCCTGGTGCCGAGGGGAGGAGTCTACTCGAGGGGGCTGATGATAGAGAAGCTCTTCGACAAGCTCGTCACACCTAAGCTTATACAGCCGACGTTCGTGCTCGACTACCCCATTGAGACGACGCCACTCTGCAAGCCCCACAGGTCAAAGCCTGGGCTCGTGGAGAGGTTTGAGCTCTACGTGGCGGGAGTCGAGCTCGCCAACGCATACAGCGAGCTTAACGACCCGGTCCTACAGGACAAGCTGTTCAAGGAGGAGCAGGAGATGAGGAAGAGGGGCGACCTTGAGGCCCACCCATACGACGTTGACTTCGTGAGGGCCCTCAGCTACGGCATGCCACCAACGGGCGGCCTGGGCGTCGGCATAGACAGGCTGGTAATGATGTTAGTTGGCGTCAACAGCATAAAGGAGGCGCTGCCGTTCCCTATGGTAAGCTCAAAGCTGGTCCAGGGGGTTTAG